A window of the Lagenorhynchus albirostris chromosome 1, mLagAlb1.1, whole genome shotgun sequence genome harbors these coding sequences:
- the SRP14 gene encoding signal recognition particle 14 kDa protein, whose product MVLLESEQFLTELTRLFQKCRLSGSVFITLKKYDGRTKPIPRKGSVEGFEPSDNKCLLRATDGKKKISTVVSSKEVNKFQMAYSNLLRANMDGLKKRDKKSKSKKSKAAQ is encoded by the exons ATGGTGCTGCTGGAAAGTGAGCAG TTCCTGACGGAGCTGACCAGGCTCTTCCAGAAGTGCCGGTTGTCGGGCAGCGTGTTCATCACCCTGAAGAAGT ATGATGGTCGAACTAAACCCATTCCAAGAAAGGGTTCTGTGGAGGGCTTTGAGCCCTCAGACAACAAGTGTCTGTTAAGAGCTACTGATGGGAAAAAGAAGATCAGCACTGTG GTGAGCTCCAAAGAAGTGAATAAGTTTCAGATG GCTTATTCAAACCTATTGAGAGCTAACATGGATGGGCTGAAGAAGAGGGACAAAAAGAGCAAGAGTAAGAAGAGCAAAGCGGCACAGTGA